From a region of the Arvicanthis niloticus isolate mArvNil1 chromosome 6, mArvNil1.pat.X, whole genome shotgun sequence genome:
- the H3-4 gene encoding histone H3.1t, whose protein sequence is MARTKQTARKSTGGKAPRKQLATKVARKSAPATGGVKKPHRYHPGTVALREIRRYQKSTELLIRKLPFQRLVREIAQDFKTDLRFQSSAVMALQEACESYLVGLFEDTNLCAIHAKRVTIMPKDIQLARRIRGERA, encoded by the coding sequence ATGGCACGCACCAAGCAGACGGCGCGGAAGTCGACGGGCGGCAAGGCTCCGCGCAAGCAGCTAGCCACGAAGGTGGCACGCAAGAGCGCCCCGGCCACCGGCGGGGTAAAGAAACCGCACCGTTACCACCCTGGCACGGTGGCGCTGCGCGAGATCCGGCGCTACCAGAAGTCGACCGAGCTGCTGATCCGCAAGCTGCCGTTTCAGCGCCTGGTGCGGGAGATCGCCCAGGACTTCAAGACCGATCTGCGCTTCCAGAGCTCGGCCGTGATGGCTCTGCAGGAGGCCTGCGAGTCGTACCTCGTGGGTCTCTTCGAGGACACGAACCTGTGCGCCATTCACGCCAAGCGGGTGACCATCATGCCCAAAGACATCCAGTTGGCCCGGCGCATTCGCGGAGAACGGGCTTAA
- the H2ac25 gene encoding histone H2A type 3, producing MSGRGKQGGKARAKAKSRSSRAGLQFPVGRVHRLLRKGNYSERVGAGAPVYLAAVLEYLTAEILELAGNAARDNKKTRIIPRHLQLAIRNDEELNKLLGRVTIAQGGVLPNIQAVLLPKKTESHHKAKGK from the coding sequence ATGTCTGGTCGTGGCAAGCAGGGCGGCAAAGCTCGTGCAAAGGCCAAGTCTCGCTCTTCCCGAGCTGGCCTGCAGTTCCCAGTGGGCCGTGTGCACCGTCTCCTCCGTAAGGGTAATTACTCCGAGCGGGTGGGCGCCGGTGCTCCGGTGTACCTGGCGGCTGTCCTGGAATACCTAACTGCCGAGATCTTGGAGCTGGCTGGCAATGCGGCCCGCGACAATAAGAAGACACGAATTATCCCGCGCCACCTACAGTTGGCCATCCGCAACGACGAGGAGCTCAACAAGCTGCTGGGCCGCGTGACCATCGCTCAGGGCGGCGTCCTGCCCAACATCCAGGCCGTGTTGCTGCCCAAGAAGACCGAGAGCCACCACAAGGCCAAGGGCAAGTGA
- the H2bc26 gene encoding histone H2B type 3-B, with amino-acid sequence MPDPSFEYKAYKYTWYLDVRVSATQLDIMPDPSKSAPAPKKGSKKAVTKAQKKEGKKRKRGRKESYSIYVYKVLKQVHPDTGISSKAMGIMNSFVNDIFERIASEASRLAHYNKRSTITSREVQTAVRLLLPGELAKHAVSEGTKAVTKYTSSK; translated from the coding sequence ATGCCTGATCCTTCATTTGAATACAAGGCTTACAAATACACTTGGTACTTAGACGTCCGCGTTTCTGCCACGCAACTAGACATTATGCCTGATCCGTCCAAGTCGGCTCCAGCCCCCAAAAAAGGCTCCAAAAAGGCGGTCACTAAGGCGCAGAAAAAGGAAGGCAAGAAACGCAAACGGGGCCGCAAGGAGAGCTACTCCATCTACGTTTACAAGGTGCTGAAGCAGGTGCATCCGGACACCGGCATCTCGTCCAAGGCCATGGGCATCATGAACTCGTTCGTCAACGACATCTTCGAGCGCATCGCCAGCGAGGCCTCCCGCCTGGCGCATTACAACAAGCGCTCGACCATCACGTCCCGCGAGGTGCAGACGGCCGTGCGCCTGCTGCTGCCCGGGGAGCTGGCCAAGCATGCCGTGTCCGAGGGCACCAAGGCAGTCACCAAGTACACCAGCTCAAAGTGA
- the LOC117710800 gene encoding H2B.U histone 2, with protein sequence MPEPSRSTPAPKKGSKKAITKAQKKDGKKRKRGRKESYSIYVYKVLKQVHPDTGISSKAMGIMNSFVNDIFERIASEASRLAHYNKRSTITSREVQTAVRLLLPGELAKHAVSEGTKAVTKYTSSK encoded by the coding sequence ATGCCGGAGCCTTCCCGCTCCACTCCCGCCCCAAAGAAGGGCTCCAAGAAAGCCATCACCAAGGCGCAGAAAAAGGATGGCAAGAAACGCAAACGGGGCCGCAAGGAGAGCTACTCCATCTACGTTTACAAGGTGCTGAAGCAGGTGCATCCGGACACCGGCATCTCGTCCAAGGCCATGGGCATCATGAACTCGTTCGTCAACGACATCTTCGAGCGCATCGCCAGCGAGGCCTCCCGCCTGGCGCATTACAACAAGCGCTCGACCATCACGTCCCGCGAGGTGCAGACGGCCGTGCGCCTGCTGCTGCCCGGGGAGCTGGCCAAGCATGCCGTGTCCGAGGGCACCAAGGCAGTCACCAAGTACACCAGCTCAAAGTGA